The region ACAAGGTATAGAAAGGTaacttgttttgtaaataaatgtagatataAAAGGAGgaattttgtttgttaaaacaatgacaaaaatgtttctgaacatgcgtAGAACCATTTAAACTTTTCCCCATACACTGAACAACAGGCAGGTAAGTGTCTTAAAGTCTtagcatttctttcacactttacTTTCTGAACCTTTTGTTCAGTTTCAGCAAGAGCTGGTTTTATAAATTAACAGAGGCAATCCGACTTCGTTTGGCAGTGAAGAGTAGACCAGCACAGCTAAAAAGTCGTTCACACGCAGCAGAAGCAGGCAGAGCTGTGTTCAGTTTAAGAGAGAGGTTTTTGATGGCTGAGAAGGAGTGCAGCAGCTCCATGGTGTCTGTGGCACAAGCAAGATAACCATCAAGCTCAACTGCACTTTGCAGCCTTCTGGAGATTGGTCTGGAGAAGAATTCATCTTCATCAGATGACTCTCTTTGCTGATCCTCACTCTCATGCTCTGTCGTTTCAAGATGTTGTTTGATGTATGTCAAGGCTGTAATTGCAAGTAGATAACAcaattttgttatttaaatttcAGTGATTATTCCTGAACACAAATTTAAAATCGGCAAATTCTCAAAAAGGATTGTTTAGTATTCAGGACAGACCATCAATAACTTACAATGTATTAGGTGAAATACTCACTTAAGCATGtgttcaaatgtaaaaatacacaaaaatgggATCACATGAATCCTTACCAGCCTCTGTTACATCTGCTCTGTCAGTCCAGGAAGTCTTGAACTTGGGTAAGaggactgcagctgcagccaacTCTGGATCCTCCATCATCGCTCCAAAACGCTTTTGAAGGCCATTTTGCAGGGCTCTGATGAGTGGCACGCATGTCTTGCTTGATGTCTCCAGCCTGCTAAGTTTGGACAGTAGTTGTTGGATTACTGGCAGGAGCCATCCCATAAAGGAAGTGGACTCAGACTGAAGGATGTTTGAAGCTTTCACCAGTGGCTTCATGGTGGTACAGTACTCCCTTAGGAATGCAACTTCTGCAGGACTCAACCTGTaagacacaacaacaaaacccacCATGACTATAATAGGGATCTTCTGATTTAATATTAAGAGTCTGCTCACGTTTTTAACCATCCATTAAGGAAAATTCACAAAATTT is a window of Maylandia zebra isolate NMK-2024a linkage group LG22, Mzebra_GT3a, whole genome shotgun sequence DNA encoding:
- the LOC106676613 gene encoding uncharacterized protein LOC106676613, with the protein product MLAGALDDIHCQYKIRGKVVRTTTDGGSNFVKAFHMFGAQNDADEAEDEADPETIDLTDHRDYHEASAILDEDSGLEYQLPPHQRCACHLLNLVATTDAALAESMNETYKRLSRATFAKCQAIWNKTGRSHLANEVVEDKCELQIIRPNATRWNSTYLAIERIIRIIDEKGEDAIRSICEEFKVKMLSPAEVAFLREYCTTMKPLVKASNILQSESTSFMGWLLPVIQQLLSKLSRLETSSKTCVPLIRALQNGLQKRFGAMMEDPELAAAAVLLPKFKTSWTDRADVTEAALTYIKQHLETTEHESEDQQRESSDEDEFFSRPISRRLQSAVELDGYLACATDTMELLHSFSAIKNLSLKLNTALPASAACERLFSCAGLLFTAKRSRIASVNL